The nucleotide sequence GTGCCGCATATCGTACGCGGCCAGGATCTCAGCGATATGAATCAGCAGCCGGTTGAAGTCGGAACTGCGAACGCCATCGAACTTCGGCGCGCATCTCCGCCACCGACTCCGGTTGCGGCCTCCGCCCCTCAGCAAGGTGTCCCGGCACAACAGCAGCCTTCTCCGGCGTCCGCCAATGTTCCACCTGCGGCGGCTCCGGTGCCTGCGCCTCAGGGTGCGCAACCGGTCCAGACTCCACCGCCGGCCGAAGCGCCTCCGCCTCAGCAACAGCCTATGCCGCAGCAGCGCCCTCAAACTCAGGCTGAGCAGCAGACGGGGACCTTGCAGGCGGGCAGTGCCGTGCTGAGCTTTGAGCCTGCCGCAGTGAATCAGGCCGTGAACAGCACGTTTGTGGTCAACGTGAGTCTCGGCAACGCGCAGAACGTCTATTCCGTGCCGTCGCAGATTACTTACGATCCCAAGGTCCTCCAGTTAGTGAACGTCTCCAACGGCGGATTCCTTGGGAAGGACGGCCAACCGGTGGCGCTGGTTCATCGGGATGATCCGGCAAGCGGCACCATCCAGATCACCGCGACCCGTCCACCTGGATCAGGCGGTGTCAGCGGACAAGGACCAGTATTCACGCTGACATTCATGGCGAAGGCAGCTGGCCAGACCACGCTTGCCGTAACTCGTGCCGGGGCGCGCGATCCTGCCATGCAGCCGATTCCAGTGGCCGGCGGGCAGGCCATGGTGACAGTAAAATAGAGGAATAGGGCGGGCGAGTTCCCGTCCCGTTTTCATGCGGAAACTTCGCTCCCAACGCGGTCTTACACTGGTCGAGCTGATTGTCGCCATCACCATCATGGCGATCCTGGCAGTGGCCGCATTGCCTCTGGCGCGCGTCAGTGTTCGCCGCGAGAAAGAGCGCGAACTCCGCCGCGACCTCTGGGACATGCGTGACGCTATCGACCGGTATAAGGAGGCCGCTGACCGTCAGCTATTCCAGGTCAAACTCGGCAGCGAAGGTTATCCGCCGGACCTCGAAACGCTGGTGAAGGGCGTAGACATCAACGGGAAGAAAGTACGATTTCTGCGACGTATTCCCGTGGATCCCATGACCGGCAAAGCTGAGTGGGGAATGCGTTCGATGCAGGACGATCCCGATAGCACTTCGTGGGGCGGACAAAACGTCTTCGACGTATACACCCAGTCGGAGAACACAGCTCTCGACGGCACAAAATATAAAGACTGGTAATCAACATGAAATGCTCACGACATCTCGTTCGGTCACGCCGCGAAAGCGGCTTTACGCTCATCGAGTTGATGATCGTGGTGAGCATCATCCTGATCCTCGTCTCGACGGCGATCCCCATTTACCAGCAGTCGATCATCCGCGCGCGGGAAGCCGTACTCCGGCAAAACCTGTTCACACTGCGTTCCGTCATTGATCAGTACTCGGAAGACAAGCAGAAGGCTCCGCAGTCGCTCGAAGACATCGTGGCTGCCGGCTATCTGAAGCAGATTCCAGTTGACCCCATCACCGGCTCCCGGGATACATGGCAGGTCGTACAGGAAGACGTGCTCCTTAGCGTGGACCAGAATGCGCCCGGCATAACGGATATCCATTCCGGCGCGCAGGGAAACGGATCCGACGGAGTGCCTTACTCAGAGTGGTAGTGTCACTGAGGCAGCGTGGGGCTCTCCACGCGAACGCCAACCCCACCCAGATCTAGATTGCCGCTATTTTGCGGAACTTGCGGCTGTGATCGTCTCCAACCCATGCGCTTGTGGCCCGCGCTCCCGAATCCGAAGCAGAATCGAGAAGAACAGACCAACGAAGCCCAGCGTGGAGAAGATCCACATTCCGAGGGCATATCCGCTGACGTTTGTAAGGCTCGCGTGACCGAAGTCGTTCGCTCGGCCTATGGCCAGGTTGAGCACGAAGAACCCAATTTGCTGTATCAGGCTCATCAACGCATACGCTGTTCCGAGCTTCTTCTCGTCGACGATATATGCCACGGAGGGCCACATCACTGCCGGAATCAGCGAGAATGCGATGCCCATCATCGAAACGGGAATCCATAGCGGAAGTGGCGAATACGCCAGCATCAGGTACACCGGCATCAGAAGTACGGAGCCGATCATCATGAGCGTCGCGCGCTTACCGATGCGGTCTGCGAGCAGTCCGAAAAGCGGCGTCGCGATCATGGCGGAGAACGGAAGCAAGCTGTTGTAGAAGCCGGCCCGTCCGTGCGCCAACACCTGTGCGGCGTCCGTCATTGCGGTGCCAACCAGCAACTTGCTGGTAAAGAATTCGATCGCGAAGGTGCGGAACGGAAAGATGGCAGAGTAGAAGGTGAAGCAGAGTGCGACAACGTACCAGTACGATTGGTTAAAGCGGAAAATGTCTCGAGTTTCCAGCTTGTCGATGGATCCCGCTGAGCCAAGCGAGAACCGCCGCTCTGCGGCGGCTTCCAGAACCCAGTAAACAAGCGCTGCCACCAGGCAGATCACGCCTGCCGCAACCGCAATTATCAGCGGACGCTGCCAGCTCGGTTCCGACCCAGCCCCATTGGGATAAAAGGCCCACGCCGCCCAGTTGGGGGAGTTGTCGGCGGAAACCGAGGCTAGTCGCGCAATCGTCAGGTTAATGCCGAAGGCAAAGCTCAGTTCTTTCCCTTTGAACCACTTCGCGAGTGCAGTGGTGACTGCAACGATCTGAGATTCCGCCCCAAGACCAAGTAGCGTGCGCCCTGCGACCATAACCCAGAAATTGCCCTTGAGCGCCGTAAGAAGTGCGCCAAGGAAGCAGAGTGCCGAGAACAGCAGCAGTGCCTTCCTGATTCCAAGCTTGTCGATAATGATGCCGCCGATAAGCAGCGTAAGTACGGCGGCTACACTGTAGGAAGCATTCAACCAGCCGAACATCTCGGAGCTGTATCCGAGTTGATTACGGAAAATGTTCTCAAGGGGATTGATGCTGTCGTAAATGTAGTAATTGCCGAATTGCGCAAGACTGACAAAGACAAGAGCGATCCAGCGATACGTTTTAGAAGGGCGTGGTAGATGATGCGACGATTCGGTCGACTGTGCCATGCGGAGTTGTGCTCTGTCGTGCAGGACAGCATATCAAACCCGAGCGATCAAAATAGCAAAAGCCCCTCTTCACGGGGCTTTGGTCCCAATTGAGTCTTGCTTGTTACTTTGTTTTCTGGCGTTGATACCGCACAAAAATGCCCATGGTTACCGTGAACAGCCCAAGTACGCCAAGCAGCGGCAATCGGCTCGCGCTGTGGGGAAGTTCGTTATCCGACGTTGGCTTCGCACTTTGACGACTGCGGCCGCTGTCGCTCGGCGCAGCTTGCGCCGACAAGGGTGAATTGCCGGGATTGGCTTGCGCCATCTGAACCGGTTCGCCTCCGGCCGGTTCCCCGCGGCGTGCAAACGGCCGAATCTCCGGTTCAGGCGCGGTGTTCGGCTCCGGTGTCGATTGCGTAATCGGCGGAGCGAACGGGCTGCGCTGGCCTTGTGGTGTGGGCTCATTGTTCTGTGGCGCGGCCATTGCGGGCTGTGCCGGTTGACCCTCGGGATTGATCACACCGTTGTTGCCTGACCAGTTGTCCTGCGCTGCGGTACTAGCGGCGCCAGTCATTCCCCCACCGAGATTGTTGAGGTCGGTGTTGGTATAAACGCGTGCATTGGTACCGTTCGGATGCTGACGCATCTCACGAGCTATCTCGCCCAGGCTCTTGCCATTGATGTCCTGCCCGACCGAACCTGCGCCGGGCTCGAATGACCGGTCAAATCGCGCAACGCCAAAGTTGAACGGCTGCGCCTTTGCGGGCTGCAAGCCCTCCAATTCCGTGCCCTGTACTGGTTGTTCAGGCACGACACCGGAATTGTTCGCATTCGCCTGGAACGGCTGTGTTTGCCCTTGGTCGAGGCGCACAACTGGCGCGAACATTACGGGCGGACTCGTAGGAGTCGCCGGGAAATTCGGTCCAGACGACGTAGCAAATCCCTGGTTTGTGACAGTGACTTGTGCGGGCAGGGCAATGGAAAATGCGAAAACGGTGAGAACTATTAGCCGAACCATAGTGGCCCCCGCGGTGAGATGTAGATACACCTGCCGGTTTCCCTTTTTGGATTACAACTGGTTGGTCAGGGATGCCAGAGAACCCGTAGAACCTAGCTGCCGATGAAACGAGCGTAGAGGCTGCGTGCCACAGCGATATCGGTGGTCCCTTTGATGATGGCTCGTCCATCCGGGAACACCGTCAGTTCGTAAGGTTCCCGGAGGAACTTTAAAACGAAATCGTTATGGCGAACAGTTCCATGAGGGGCCAATTTCGCCTGTAAATACGAGAAGTTCACCGGCCGGTGTTTCTCGTGGATCTGGACCGAGTTCCGGCCGCAAAGCGTGATATGCGGACGCCCCTCGCCTGAAAGATGGACAAAATCCCGCTGCTCGCAGCAGCGGCATCCCGTTCGCGGAGAATCGGCATGAATTTCAGCATGCTCATTGGTCCAGACATCCCATGAAAGTAATGTCCGGCGCACCTTAGCTTTGTCACCGACTAGCAATTTCAGCGCTTCCGTAACGGAAATCGACGCCATCAAGTTCACGGCGGAGTTCAGGATTCCTGAAGTGTCGCAGGTGTC is from Terriglobales bacterium and encodes:
- a CDS encoding type II secretion system protein, translating into MRKLRSQRGLTLVELIVAITIMAILAVAALPLARVSVRREKERELRRDLWDMRDAIDRYKEAADRQLFQVKLGSEGYPPDLETLVKGVDINGKKVRFLRRIPVDPMTGKAEWGMRSMQDDPDSTSWGGQNVFDVYTQSENTALDGTKYKDW
- a CDS encoding type II secretion system protein, yielding MKCSRHLVRSRRESGFTLIELMIVVSIILILVSTAIPIYQQSIIRAREAVLRQNLFTLRSVIDQYSEDKQKAPQSLEDIVAAGYLKQIPVDPITGSRDTWQVVQEDVLLSVDQNAPGITDIHSGAQGNGSDGVPYSEW
- a CDS encoding MFS transporter; its protein translation is MAQSTESSHHLPRPSKTYRWIALVFVSLAQFGNYYIYDSINPLENIFRNQLGYSSEMFGWLNASYSVAAVLTLLIGGIIIDKLGIRKALLLFSALCFLGALLTALKGNFWVMVAGRTLLGLGAESQIVAVTTALAKWFKGKELSFAFGINLTIARLASVSADNSPNWAAWAFYPNGAGSEPSWQRPLIIAVAAGVICLVAALVYWVLEAAAERRFSLGSAGSIDKLETRDIFRFNQSYWYVVALCFTFYSAIFPFRTFAIEFFTSKLLVGTAMTDAAQVLAHGRAGFYNSLLPFSAMIATPLFGLLADRIGKRATLMMIGSVLLMPVYLMLAYSPLPLWIPVSMMGIAFSLIPAVMWPSVAYIVDEKKLGTAYALMSLIQQIGFFVLNLAIGRANDFGHASLTNVSGYALGMWIFSTLGFVGLFFSILLRIRERGPQAHGLETITAASSAK